From one Pseudoliparis swirei isolate HS2019 ecotype Mariana Trench chromosome 5, NWPU_hadal_v1, whole genome shotgun sequence genomic stretch:
- the LOC130194046 gene encoding regulator of G-protein signaling 8-like — translation MLATVDDVVAWGESLDQLLECKTGQLVFEDFLRTEYSEENLLFWLACEDFKQITREKEMMAAAKKIYTEFVQVDAPRQINIDYVTREEIRKNLSQPEPNYLNRAQELIYGLMVNDCYPRFLKSEMYQVLLEQAEQQ, via the exons ATGTT GGCTACTGTTGATGATGTCGTGGCGTGGGGAGAGTCACTCGACCAGCTTCTGGAGTGTAAAA CAGGCCAGCTGGTGTTTGAGGACTTCCTGAGGACAGAGTACAGTGAGGAGAACCTTTTATTTTGGCTGGCATGTGAGGACTTCAAGCAAATtaccagagagaaagaaatgatgGCGGCTGCCAAGAAGATATACACAGAGTTTGTCCAAGTTGATGCGCCTAGACAG ATAAACATTGACTATGTGACGAGAGAAGAAATCAGGAAAAATCTCTCTCAGCCGGAGCCAAATTACCTCAACAGGGCGCAAGAACTGATATACGGTCTGATGGTGAACGACTGTTATCCACGATTTCTGAAATCAGAAATGTACCAAGTTCTCCTGGAACAGGCTGAACAGCAATGA